The Mauremys reevesii isolate NIE-2019 linkage group 1, ASM1616193v1, whole genome shotgun sequence genome has a segment encoding these proteins:
- the TSKU gene encoding tsukushin, with amino-acid sequence MPLSAWLSLLLLFLCISTTKTCSPGCHCEVESFGLFDSFSLTKVDCSGIGSHIVPVPIPLDTSYLDLSSNKLETINESVLTGPGYTTLVSLDLSYNKIAKISSTTFSRLRYLESLDLSHNSLAVLPDECFPSSPLGDIDLSNNNLLDITLDVFSSKGQGKPINVDLSNNMISAVTRHNDKNIPNIQSLNLSGNRLKTVPNLQGIPLRYLNLDGNPLAKIERGAFVGLKDLIHLSLSSLHGFREISPYSFKELPNLQVLDLSSNSNLKLLGAEVVFGLSSLQELNLSSTSVSFLPKTVLKYLPAIKSITLGKNVQCLKVIKEGQYHQQIGLTKKEVLSCHDSHGSVAAAPYVS; translated from the coding sequence ATGCCTCTATCAGcctggctcagcctgctgcttctttttctttGTATTAGTACTACCAAGACCTGCTCCCCAGGATGCCACTGTGAAGTGGAGAGTTTTGGTCTCTTCGACAGCTTTAGCTTGACCAAGGTGGATTGCAGTGGAATAGGGTCACACATTGTTCCTGTCCCTATCCCGCTGGATACTTCCTATTTGGATCTGTCCTCAAACAAACTGGAAACCATCAACGAGTCAGTGCTGACCGGCCCTGGTTATACCACCTTGGTGAGCCTTGACCTGAGCTATAATAAAATTGCTAAGATCTCTTCCACGACCTTCTCCAGGCTCAGGTATCTGGAATCCTTGGATCTGAGTCATAACTCTTTGGCAGTCCTTCCAGATGAATGCTTCCCCAGTTCACCCCTGGGGGACATAGACTTGAGCAACAACAACCTCCTGGATATAACGTTAGATGTCTTTAGTTCCAAAGGTCAAGGGAAACCCATTAACGTAGATCTGTCCAACAACATGATAAGCGCAGTCACAAGACACAATGACAAAAACATCCCCAACATCCAGAGCTTAAATCTGTCTGGAAACAGACTGAAGACTGTGCCCAACCTCCAAGGGATTCCCCTGCGATACTTAAATCTTGATGGGAACCCTCTGGCCAAGATTGAGAGAGGAGCTTTCGTGGGACTGAAGGATTTAATTCATTTATCTCTCAGCAGCTTACATGGCTTTAGAGAGATCTCTCCTTACAGCTTCAAAGAACTCCCCAACCTCCAGGTACTCGATTTATCCAGTAACTCCAACCTTAAGTTGTTGGGTGCCGAAGTAGTCTTTGGTCTGAGCTCCTTGCaagagctcaacctgtccagTACAAGTGTTTCCTTCTTGCCAAAGACTGTGCTGAAATACTTACCTGCCATCAAAAGCATTACCTTGGGGAAGAATGTACAGTGTCTTAAGGTGATCAAGGAAGGACAGTATCACCAACAAATCGGGCTGACCAAAAAAGAGGTCCTCAGTTGTCATGACAGCCATGGGTCCGTAGCGGCAGCACCCTATGTCTCGTGA